In one Hymenobacter sp. DG25B genomic region, the following are encoded:
- the frr gene encoding ribosome recycling factor — MDEEIQFYLSDADESMGKALQHTGVELGRIRAGKASPAMLDGLRVDYYGTPTPLSQVANIATPDARTLFIKPWEKNMVGEIAKAIKNSDLGLNPQSDAEGVRLNIPAMTEERRRELVKQVKNESESGKVRIRAIRKDVNEALRKLLKDGASEDSIKDAEAKVQKFTDTYIVKVDDLVSKKEAEIMTI; from the coding sequence ATGGACGAAGAAATCCAGTTTTACCTGAGCGACGCGGATGAATCGATGGGCAAAGCCCTTCAGCACACGGGCGTTGAGTTGGGCCGCATTCGGGCCGGCAAAGCCAGCCCCGCTATGCTTGATGGCCTGCGCGTAGATTACTACGGAACCCCTACCCCACTGAGTCAAGTGGCTAACATTGCTACCCCCGATGCCCGCACGCTTTTCATTAAGCCCTGGGAGAAGAACATGGTAGGCGAAATTGCGAAGGCCATCAAGAATAGTGACCTAGGCCTGAACCCGCAGTCGGATGCAGAAGGTGTACGCCTGAACATCCCGGCCATGACGGAGGAGCGCCGCCGTGAGCTGGTAAAGCAGGTGAAAAATGAATCAGAAAGCGGCAAAGTACGCATTCGGGCCATCCGGAAGGATGTGAACGAAGCCCTGCGCAAGCTGCTGAAAGATGGCGCTTCCGAAGACTCCATTAAAGACGCGGAAGCCAAAGTGCAGAAGTTCACCGATACCTACATTGTGAAGGTGGATGACCTGGTAAGCAAGAAGGAAGCCGAAATCATGACGATTTAA
- the secE gene encoding preprotein translocase subunit SecE, which yields MSKLTKYFRETTEEMRYKVTWSSFEELQKSSGLVLIGSLVFAAVVGLMDIIFKTGLEAFYNSFR from the coding sequence ATGAGCAAGCTGACAAAGTATTTCCGCGAGACTACCGAAGAGATGCGCTACAAAGTAACGTGGTCGTCTTTCGAAGAGCTGCAGAAGAGTTCCGGTCTGGTACTCATTGGCTCACTCGTATTTGCGGCAGTTGTAGGCTTGATGGACATCATCTTCAAAACGGGTCTGGAGGCATTTTACAACTCGTTCCGTTAA
- the rplA gene encoding 50S ribosomal protein L1 codes for MAKVSKKRKEALAKHDLTQVRNLIEAATVVKDITYTKFDASVDIDVRLGVDPRKADQMVRGVATLPHGTGKTVRVLALVTPDKEAEATAAGADYVGLDDYISKIEKGWTDIDVIITMPAVMAKVGRLGRVLGPRGLMPNPKSGTVTTDVAKAVQEVKAGKIDFKVDKTGIIHTSIGKVSFDSQKLAENAIEVIQTLNRLKPSSAKGTYIKSITLSSTMSPAVPVDTQVTSA; via the coding sequence ATGGCAAAAGTTAGCAAAAAGCGCAAGGAAGCCCTTGCCAAGCATGACCTGACCCAGGTGCGCAACCTCATTGAGGCCGCCACTGTTGTTAAGGACATCACTTACACCAAGTTCGACGCTTCGGTTGATATCGACGTTCGTCTGGGTGTTGATCCCCGCAAAGCCGACCAAATGGTACGTGGCGTAGCCACTCTGCCTCATGGTACCGGCAAAACGGTCCGTGTTCTGGCTCTCGTAACTCCGGACAAAGAAGCCGAAGCTACGGCTGCTGGTGCCGACTACGTAGGTCTGGACGACTATATCTCGAAAATCGAGAAAGGCTGGACAGATATTGACGTGATTATCACGATGCCTGCTGTGATGGCCAAAGTTGGTCGTCTGGGCCGGGTACTGGGTCCTCGTGGCCTGATGCCTAACCCCAAGTCGGGTACCGTAACGACCGACGTTGCCAAGGCGGTACAGGAAGTGAAAGCTGGTAAAATCGACTTCAAAGTTGATAAAACCGGCATCATCCACACCAGCATCGGTAAGGTATCGTTCGATTCGCAGAAGCTGGCTGAAAACGCCATCGAAGTAATTCAGACTCTGAACCGTTTGAAGCCTTCGTCGGCAAAAGGCACGTACATCAAGAGCATCACGCTCTCGAGCACGATGTCGCCCGCAGTGCCGGTTGACACGCAAGTAACTTCCGCTTAA
- the nusG gene encoding transcription termination/antitermination protein NusG codes for MGELKWYVVRSVSGQEKKAKTYLETEIGRHGLSDLVPQVLIPVEKVFEMRNGKKRVRERNLYPGYIIIHADLTHGEVDHIITSTPGVIGFLSDKEGKAANQNTKPVPLHISEVNRILGVVDEAEEQTAQLETPFVVNELVKVVDGAFSGFSGTVSEVFEERKKLNVIVKIFGRSTPMELSYTQVEKES; via the coding sequence ATGGGTGAGTTGAAATGGTACGTTGTTCGCTCGGTAAGCGGACAAGAGAAAAAGGCCAAGACGTATCTCGAAACCGAGATTGGTCGTCATGGCCTTTCGGATTTGGTGCCGCAGGTATTGATTCCGGTAGAGAAGGTTTTCGAAATGCGCAATGGCAAAAAGCGCGTGCGTGAACGGAATCTGTATCCTGGCTACATTATCATCCACGCTGACCTGACCCACGGCGAAGTAGACCACATTATTACCAGCACGCCTGGTGTAATTGGTTTCCTGAGCGATAAGGAAGGAAAAGCAGCCAACCAGAATACCAAACCTGTGCCGCTGCACATTTCTGAAGTAAACCGCATCCTGGGTGTAGTAGACGAAGCAGAAGAGCAGACGGCCCAGCTGGAAACCCCATTCGTGGTAAACGAACTGGTGAAAGTAGTGGATGGCGCCTTCAGCGGCTTCTCCGGTACGGTTTCTGAAGTGTTTGAAGAGCGGAAGAAGCTCAATGTAATTGTGAAAATCTTCGGCCGTAGCACTCCCATGGAGCTTAGCTACACGCAGGTCGAGAAAGAGTCTTAA
- the gmk gene encoding guanylate kinase: protein MQGKIIAFSAPSGAGKTTIVHRMLERVPELSFSISACTRDRRGRSEANGKDYYFISVQEFQEKIRQDAFVEWEEVYEGAFYGTLKSEIERIWESGKHAVLDVDVKGGLSIKEFYKDRALAIFVKPPSLEILEHRLRARATDSAASISSRLYKANFELTFEDRFDVVVVNDDLDEATAHAEKLVRDFITAEPAIL from the coding sequence ATGCAGGGTAAAATCATCGCCTTTTCGGCGCCTTCCGGCGCCGGCAAGACCACTATTGTGCACCGGATGCTGGAGCGTGTTCCGGAGCTAAGCTTCTCGATTTCAGCGTGTACGCGCGACCGTCGCGGCCGCAGCGAAGCCAACGGGAAAGACTACTACTTTATTTCCGTACAGGAGTTCCAGGAGAAAATCCGACAGGACGCCTTCGTGGAATGGGAAGAAGTGTACGAAGGTGCCTTCTACGGCACACTGAAGTCCGAGATTGAACGCATCTGGGAAAGCGGCAAGCACGCCGTGCTGGATGTGGACGTAAAAGGCGGCCTCAGCATCAAGGAATTCTACAAAGACCGGGCCCTGGCTATCTTTGTCAAACCGCCTTCCCTGGAAATTCTGGAGCACCGCCTCCGGGCCCGCGCCACCGATTCGGCCGCCAGCATCTCTTCCCGCCTCTATAAAGCCAACTTCGAACTCACCTTCGAAGACCGGTTTGATGTAGTGGTGGTGAATGATGATCTGGACGAGGCCACAGCGCACGCTGAAAAGCTGGTGCGCGACTTCATTACCGCTGAACCTGCCATTCTGTGA
- a CDS encoding M1 family aminopeptidase, which produces MKYPFIGALSLVLALPLFAPAQSVKPDKSSPAKSSRKKPQATTDPYASDAASPTIVVPSWLPSTTPEHAAATILTDVLHTRLDVRFDWAKQQLIGTATLSVRPHFYPQSQLVLDAKGFDIRSIRLISVANGKEKEKALTYSYDKRKLTVNLDRTYSRSEAYQVRVNYVAKPNELTTGGSEAITSNKGLFFINPVGAEKNKPRQIWTQGETENNSAWFPTIDKPNQRMTQEIAMTVDAQYKTLSNGLLISSKKNSDGTRTDVWKQSLPAAPYLTMMAVGDFAVVSESWRGKAVDYYVEPKFQQTAKAVFGNTPEMLEFFSKKLGVEYPWEKYAQVAVRDYVSGAMENTSATIHGDGIQATRRELLDKNSDWVIAHELFHHWFGNYVTCESWSNLPLNESFADYSEYLWAEYKYGADAAALVQQTASDLYFQEAEDKRVPLIRYNYANREDMLDRHSYQKGGRVLHMLRKYVGDDAFYAALNLYLTRNKLSAVEIDELRLAFEDVTGQDLRWFFNQWFMQRGHPELRVTHSYNNSQVTLHVQQQQDSTFTPIFRLPVTVTTWVNNQPTEHKLTITKADQTFVLPVAQRPSLVKFDDEAQLLAKIEEERSQDELLYQFYHARNYLQKYEAIEELRPKVGDLVVSGMLRTALNDNFWAVRTAALSAFRKYKGPEGGAIRKEIQHAATTDKRSEVRAAAMATLASFPNEDFGSIYEAGLNDSSYVVLTAAINALTKAPTAKTAERIAKLQETPNNSVINALGGYYVLNGKVDQYDWYLRYVETLGDTDLYTFLPNFGLFMQRMPPIEREKGLKKLEMLARNNPSSYVRLGAYKGLVAVSERSPELKSVLQDIRAKEKDEGLKGMYNLL; this is translated from the coding sequence ATGAAATACCCGTTTATCGGTGCCCTAAGTTTGGTGCTGGCGTTGCCTCTGTTTGCACCTGCTCAGAGTGTTAAGCCTGATAAAAGCTCGCCGGCGAAGTCTTCCCGCAAGAAGCCCCAAGCTACTACGGATCCTTACGCCTCCGATGCGGCTTCCCCCACCATCGTGGTTCCCTCGTGGCTGCCTAGTACTACGCCAGAGCATGCTGCGGCCACTATTCTGACCGATGTCCTGCATACGCGGCTGGATGTGCGTTTCGATTGGGCCAAGCAACAGCTCATTGGTACGGCCACGCTCTCGGTGCGGCCCCACTTCTATCCGCAAAGCCAGCTGGTGCTGGATGCGAAAGGTTTTGATATCCGCAGTATCCGCCTCATATCGGTGGCTAATGGCAAGGAAAAGGAGAAGGCGCTTACCTATAGCTACGATAAGCGCAAGCTCACTGTTAACCTGGACCGGACCTACAGCCGCTCCGAGGCGTATCAGGTGCGGGTGAACTATGTGGCTAAGCCCAATGAGCTAACCACGGGCGGCAGTGAGGCCATTACCAGTAACAAAGGCCTGTTCTTTATTAACCCGGTAGGCGCTGAGAAGAACAAACCCCGTCAGATCTGGACGCAAGGGGAAACGGAGAACAACTCGGCCTGGTTTCCTACCATCGACAAGCCCAACCAGCGCATGACGCAGGAAATAGCCATGACAGTGGATGCCCAGTATAAAACTCTGTCGAACGGCCTGCTGATTTCCTCCAAGAAGAATTCCGATGGTACCCGTACCGATGTGTGGAAGCAAAGCCTGCCTGCCGCGCCTTACCTTACCATGATGGCCGTAGGCGATTTTGCCGTGGTTAGTGAGTCCTGGCGCGGAAAAGCCGTGGATTATTATGTAGAGCCCAAATTTCAGCAAACGGCGAAGGCGGTGTTCGGTAATACGCCCGAGATGCTGGAGTTCTTCTCCAAGAAGCTGGGCGTGGAATATCCGTGGGAGAAATATGCCCAGGTAGCTGTGCGCGACTATGTGTCGGGGGCTATGGAAAACACCTCCGCCACCATTCACGGCGACGGAATTCAGGCTACGCGGCGGGAGTTGCTGGATAAAAACTCCGATTGGGTTATTGCTCACGAGCTGTTTCACCACTGGTTTGGCAACTATGTCACGTGCGAATCATGGTCTAACCTGCCCCTGAACGAGTCGTTTGCCGATTACTCGGAGTATCTGTGGGCCGAGTATAAGTACGGTGCCGACGCCGCCGCCCTCGTCCAGCAAACTGCTTCCGACTTATACTTTCAGGAAGCGGAAGACAAGCGTGTTCCGCTCATTCGGTATAACTACGCCAACCGGGAGGATATGCTGGACCGCCACTCTTACCAAAAAGGGGGGCGCGTGCTGCACATGCTGCGCAAGTATGTAGGAGATGATGCCTTCTATGCGGCGTTAAACTTATATCTGACGCGCAACAAGCTCTCCGCCGTTGAGATAGATGAGCTACGGCTGGCTTTCGAAGACGTGACCGGCCAAGACCTGCGCTGGTTCTTTAACCAGTGGTTTATGCAGCGCGGCCACCCGGAGCTGCGCGTCACGCATAGCTATAACAACAGCCAGGTTACCCTGCATGTGCAGCAGCAGCAGGATTCCACCTTCACGCCCATCTTCCGGTTGCCGGTCACGGTTACCACCTGGGTAAACAATCAGCCCACCGAGCACAAGCTGACCATTACCAAAGCCGACCAGACGTTTGTTCTGCCGGTTGCGCAGCGCCCCAGTCTGGTAAAGTTTGATGATGAGGCCCAGCTGCTGGCCAAAATAGAAGAGGAGCGAAGCCAGGATGAGCTGCTCTATCAGTTCTACCACGCCCGCAACTACCTGCAGAAATACGAGGCTATTGAGGAGCTCCGCCCCAAAGTAGGTGACTTGGTGGTATCTGGTATGCTCCGTACAGCTCTCAATGATAACTTTTGGGCAGTGCGCACGGCCGCGCTCAGTGCTTTCCGGAAGTACAAAGGTCCGGAGGGTGGGGCTATTCGCAAAGAGATTCAGCATGCCGCCACCACCGATAAACGCAGCGAAGTGCGTGCCGCCGCTATGGCTACCCTGGCTTCCTTCCCCAATGAAGACTTTGGCTCCATCTACGAGGCAGGCCTGAATGACAGCTCCTATGTAGTACTAACGGCCGCCATCAATGCCCTCACCAAAGCACCAACGGCCAAAACGGCTGAACGCATTGCTAAACTCCAGGAAACGCCCAATAACAGCGTTATTAATGCCCTGGGCGGCTATTATGTGCTCAATGGCAAAGTGGATCAGTACGACTGGTACCTGCGCTATGTAGAAACGCTGGGGGACACCGACCTGTATACCTTCCTGCCTAATTTTGGCCTGTTCATGCAGCGCATGCCGCCCATTGAGCGCGAAAAGGGGCTGAAAAAACTGGAAATGCTGGCCAGAAATAACCCTTCTTCCTATGTGCGCCTGGGTGCCTATAAAGGGCTGGTGGCTGTTTCTGAGCGCAGCCCGGAGCTGAAGTCCGTTCTGCAGGACATCCGCGCCAAGGAAAAGGATGAAGGCTTAAAAGGAATGTATAACCTGCTTTAA
- the pyrH gene encoding UMP kinase: MKYKRILLKLSGEALMGAQQYGIDAERLMQYAQEIKTAAETGTQIAVVIGGGNIFRGVQAEAFGLDRVQGDYMGMLATVINSMALQSALEKLNVNTRLLSGVTIQRVCEPYIRRRALRHLEKGRVVIFGAGIGSPYFTTDSAASLRAIEIEADVVLKGTRVDGIYTADPEKDPTATRYPQITFDEVMEKNLNVMDMTAFTLCKENNLPIIVFDMNKAGNLQRLIDGETVGTLVTMNGTKPETEPAGKHSGLQPAVETSTTTTEQA; the protein is encoded by the coding sequence TTGAAGTACAAACGAATTCTGCTCAAGCTCAGTGGCGAGGCACTCATGGGCGCTCAACAGTATGGCATTGATGCCGAGCGCCTGATGCAATATGCTCAGGAAATAAAGACGGCCGCTGAAACCGGCACCCAGATAGCCGTGGTGATTGGCGGCGGCAACATCTTCCGGGGTGTGCAGGCCGAAGCCTTTGGGCTGGACCGGGTACAGGGTGACTATATGGGCATGCTGGCCACCGTTATCAACTCTATGGCGTTGCAGAGCGCCCTGGAAAAGCTAAACGTGAATACCCGTCTGCTTTCCGGCGTTACCATTCAGCGGGTGTGCGAGCCTTACATCCGGCGCCGCGCGCTGCGCCATCTGGAGAAAGGCCGCGTGGTCATCTTTGGGGCTGGCATTGGCTCCCCTTACTTCACTACCGACTCGGCTGCTTCCCTGCGGGCCATTGAGATTGAGGCCGACGTTGTGCTGAAGGGCACCCGCGTAGACGGTATTTATACCGCCGACCCGGAGAAAGACCCTACGGCTACCCGCTATCCGCAGATTACCTTTGATGAGGTAATGGAAAAGAACCTGAATGTGATGGACATGACGGCCTTTACCTTGTGCAAAGAGAATAACCTGCCCATTATTGTGTTCGATATGAACAAAGCCGGCAACCTGCAGCGCCTGATTGATGGCGAAACCGTAGGTACGCTGGTAACCATGAACGGGACCAAACCGGAAACTGAACCCGCTGGCAAGCACAGCGGCCTGCAGCCGGCCGTAGAAACCTCCACCACTACCACAGAGCAAGCCTGA
- a CDS encoding sigma-70 family RNA polymerase sigma factor has product MSDSPERVSKLSKEEKDRRFQAELMPVIDSLYNFAYRLTLDEDDANDLVQETYLKAYRFFEYFEPGTNAKAWLFRILKNSFINDFRKKSKQPAKVDYSEIEGYYNSEDVEAEGDAGSTSSDMRQQAVRDLIGDEVARALNSLPVDFRTVIILCDLEGFTYEEMAKVLDIPIGTVRSRLHRARNFLKDKLEKYAKSMGYGTDDEADDNDTTDSDADHD; this is encoded by the coding sequence ATGAGCGATTCTCCCGAACGGGTTTCTAAGCTGAGTAAGGAAGAGAAAGACCGCCGCTTTCAAGCGGAATTAATGCCGGTTATCGATTCCCTGTACAATTTTGCCTACCGCCTGACCCTGGATGAGGACGATGCCAACGACCTCGTGCAGGAGACTTATTTGAAGGCATATAGGTTTTTTGAATATTTTGAGCCGGGAACCAACGCCAAAGCGTGGCTGTTCCGCATCTTGAAAAACTCATTCATTAACGACTTCCGAAAGAAAAGTAAACAACCCGCCAAGGTCGACTACAGCGAAATTGAAGGGTACTACAATTCGGAGGACGTGGAGGCTGAGGGTGACGCAGGAAGTACCTCGTCCGATATGCGGCAGCAAGCCGTGCGCGACCTCATCGGCGACGAAGTGGCTCGGGCATTAAACTCGCTGCCGGTGGATTTTCGCACCGTCATTATCCTCTGTGACCTGGAAGGGTTTACGTATGAGGAAATGGCTAAAGTGCTGGATATCCCAATTGGTACGGTTCGTTCCCGCCTGCACCGGGCCCGGAACTTTCTGAAGGATAAGCTTGAGAAATACGCCAAATCCATGGGCTACGGCACCGATGATGAGGCCGACGATAACGATACCACCGATTCAGACGCAGACCACGACTAA
- a CDS encoding biotin/lipoyl-containing protein, translating to MLQVNTGSSQVWEVEYQPDAITVNGETFTWDLAPLGNGRYHILHEGRSFSAEVVSVEHAAKTIQLKLDGRIITLNAKDRFDLLLEKLGMSDVAAHKINELKAPMPGLIVDIRVAPGQTVQKGDPLLVLEAMKMENILKSPGDGVVSAIKVSLRDNVTKGQVLIQFS from the coding sequence ATGCTCCAAGTAAACACCGGATCCAGCCAGGTTTGGGAAGTTGAATATCAACCCGACGCCATTACCGTGAATGGTGAAACGTTTACCTGGGACCTGGCGCCGCTGGGCAATGGGCGTTACCATATCCTGCACGAGGGACGCTCTTTTTCCGCCGAGGTTGTCAGCGTAGAGCACGCGGCCAAAACTATTCAGCTCAAGTTGGACGGCCGCATTATCACCCTCAACGCCAAGGACCGCTTTGACCTGTTGCTAGAAAAGCTGGGAATGAGCGACGTAGCCGCCCATAAAATTAACGAGCTGAAGGCCCCCATGCCCGGCCTGATCGTAGACATCCGCGTGGCCCCTGGCCAAACCGTGCAAAAGGGCGACCCGCTGCTGGTGCTGGAAGCCATGAAAATGGAAAACATTCTGAAGTCGCCGGGCGACGGGGTGGTAAGCGCCATTAAAGTTTCCCTGCGCGACAACGTGACCAAAGGGCAGGTGCTGATTCAGTTTAGCTAA
- the tuf gene encoding elongation factor Tu: MAKENFDRSKPHVNIGTIGHVDHGKTTLTAAITMVLANKGLAAKRDFSSIDNAPEEKERGITINTSHVEYATENRHYAHVDCPGHADYVKNMVTGAAQMDGAILVVAATDGPMPQTREHILLARQVGVPQLVVFMNKVDMVDDPELLELVEMEIRELLSFYDFDGDNIPVIQGSALGGLNGDAAWVPKIEELMAAVDSYIPIPARLTDLPFLMPVEDVFSITGRGTVATGRIERGVINSGEQVDILGMGAKQGLKSTVTGVEMFRKILDRGEAGDNVGLLLRGIEKDDIRRGMVICKPGSVTPHKKFKAEVYVLSKEEGGRHTPFFNNYRPQFYLRTTDVTGIITLPEGVEMVMPGDNITIQVELISAVAMEKGLRFAIREGGRTVGAGQVTEILD, encoded by the coding sequence ATGGCCAAAGAAAATTTTGATCGTTCCAAGCCGCACGTGAACATCGGTACGATCGGGCACGTCGACCACGGCAAAACCACCCTGACCGCTGCTATCACAATGGTACTGGCGAACAAAGGTTTGGCCGCAAAGCGTGACTTCTCGTCAATCGACAACGCTCCCGAAGAAAAAGAGCGTGGTATCACGATTAACACTTCGCACGTAGAATACGCTACCGAAAACCGTCACTACGCTCACGTTGACTGCCCTGGTCACGCTGACTATGTGAAGAACATGGTAACGGGTGCTGCCCAGATGGACGGCGCTATCCTCGTAGTAGCTGCTACCGACGGCCCCATGCCCCAGACGCGTGAGCACATCCTGCTGGCTCGCCAGGTAGGTGTACCTCAGCTGGTGGTATTCATGAACAAAGTAGACATGGTGGATGACCCCGAGCTCCTCGAGCTGGTGGAAATGGAAATCCGTGAGCTGCTGTCGTTCTATGACTTCGACGGTGACAACATCCCCGTTATCCAGGGTTCGGCTCTGGGTGGCCTGAACGGCGACGCTGCTTGGGTTCCCAAAATCGAGGAACTGATGGCTGCCGTTGACAGCTACATTCCAATCCCAGCTCGTCTGACTGACCTGCCCTTCCTGATGCCAGTAGAGGACGTATTCTCTATCACGGGTCGTGGTACGGTAGCAACCGGCCGTATCGAGCGTGGTGTTATCAACTCGGGCGAGCAGGTTGACATCCTCGGCATGGGTGCCAAGCAAGGCCTGAAGTCGACGGTTACGGGTGTGGAAATGTTCCGCAAAATCCTGGACCGTGGCGAAGCTGGTGACAACGTAGGTCTGCTGCTCCGTGGTATTGAAAAGGACGATATCCGTCGTGGTATGGTTATTTGCAAGCCCGGCTCGGTAACTCCCCACAAAAAGTTCAAGGCTGAGGTTTACGTTCTCTCGAAAGAGGAAGGTGGCCGTCACACCCCATTCTTCAACAACTACCGTCCGCAGTTCTACCTGCGCACCACCGACGTAACGGGTATCATTACCCTGCCCGAAGGTGTTGAGATGGTAATGCCCGGCGACAACATCACCATCCAGGTGGAGCTGATCAGCGCCGTAGCTATGGAGAAAGGTCTGCGTTTCGCTATCCGCGAAGGTGGCCGTACGGTAGGTGCCGGTCAGGTGACCGAAATCCTCGACTAG
- the nadD gene encoding nicotinate (nicotinamide) nucleotide adenylyltransferase codes for MSTPKVGLLFGSFNPLHTGHLILAHFMATHTDLDAVWLVVSPQSPFKVGQDLLPEKVRFELVQAAIADNARLKALDIEFGMDLPNYTIVTLDALHRQYPDHRFVLLMGEDNLPGLPRWKDAARILAEHEVYVYPRPGVAASEVSTHPGVRVVDAPLLDISATFIRDCVRAGKSIRYLVPAAVEKRIEAEGYWRS; via the coding sequence GTGAGTACCCCTAAAGTGGGGTTGCTCTTTGGCTCGTTCAATCCCTTGCATACCGGCCACCTTATTCTGGCCCACTTCATGGCCACGCATACCGATCTGGATGCGGTGTGGCTGGTGGTGTCGCCGCAAAGCCCTTTCAAAGTAGGGCAGGACCTGCTGCCGGAGAAGGTTCGCTTTGAGCTGGTGCAGGCCGCCATTGCCGACAATGCCCGCCTGAAGGCCCTGGACATTGAGTTTGGCATGGACCTGCCGAACTACACCATTGTTACGCTGGATGCCTTGCACCGGCAGTACCCAGACCACCGCTTTGTGCTGCTCATGGGCGAGGATAACCTCCCCGGTCTGCCGCGCTGGAAAGACGCCGCCCGTATTCTGGCCGAGCACGAAGTGTATGTGTACCCGCGGCCCGGGGTAGCGGCCTCCGAGGTCAGCACGCATCCGGGTGTACGCGTGGTGGATGCTCCCCTGCTGGATATTTCCGCTACGTTTATCCGGGACTGTGTCCGGGCCGGCAAATCTATCCGTTACCTGGTGCCGGCGGCGGTGGAAAAGCGCATTGAGGCGGAAGGCTATTGGCGCTCCTAG
- the rplK gene encoding 50S ribosomal protein L11 yields the protein MAKEIRGYLKLQIKGGAANPAPPVGPALGSKGLNIMEFCKQFNARTQDKAGQVCPVLITMYTDKSFDFVVKTPPAPVMLLEAAKLQSGSKEPNRNKVGSVTWDQVRQIAEVKMPDLNSFKIESAMKLVAGTARSMGITIKGDSPFAE from the coding sequence ATGGCCAAGGAAATTAGAGGTTATCTGAAGCTTCAGATAAAGGGAGGCGCCGCGAACCCCGCGCCGCCGGTTGGACCTGCACTTGGTAGCAAAGGCCTTAACATCATGGAGTTCTGCAAGCAGTTCAATGCTCGCACCCAGGATAAGGCCGGCCAAGTTTGTCCTGTTCTCATTACCATGTACACCGACAAGTCGTTTGACTTTGTGGTGAAGACCCCACCGGCGCCGGTTATGCTGCTGGAAGCTGCTAAGCTCCAGAGCGGTTCAAAAGAGCCAAACCGTAACAAAGTGGGTTCGGTAACGTGGGACCAAGTTCGTCAGATTGCTGAAGTGAAAATGCCCGATTTGAATTCGTTCAAAATCGAATCGGCCATGAAACTGGTAGCTGGCACCGCCCGCAGCATGGGTATCACCATCAAGGGAGATTCTCCTTTCGCTGAATAA